One region of Pseudomonas glycinae genomic DNA includes:
- the ccoP gene encoding cytochrome-c oxidase, cbb3-type subunit III, with protein sequence MTTFWSLYVTVLSLGTIFSLTWLLLSTRKGQRSEQTDETVGHSFDGIEEYDNPLPKWWFMLFVGTIVFALGYLVLYPGLGNWKGLLPGYNYLDTEKQTAFANGQTGWTGVHEWEKEMARSDAKFGPIFAKFAAMPIEEVAKDPQALKMGGRLFASNCSVCHGSDAKGAYGFPNLTDADWRWGGEPETIKTTIMGGRHAVMPAWAEVIGEQGVADVAAFVLTNLDGRKLPEGTKADPANGQKLFAANCVACHGPEGKGTPAMGAPNLTHPAAFIYGSSFAQLQQTIRYGRQGQMPAQEQLQGNDKVHLLAAYVYSLSHGEKPAEAEAQ encoded by the coding sequence ATGACTACATTCTGGAGTCTGTACGTCACAGTCCTCAGTCTCGGTACGATCTTTTCCCTGACCTGGCTGTTGCTGTCGACCCGCAAGGGCCAGCGCAGCGAACAGACGGACGAGACAGTGGGCCACTCCTTCGACGGGATCGAGGAGTACGACAACCCGCTGCCGAAATGGTGGTTCATGCTGTTCGTGGGCACCATCGTCTTCGCTCTGGGTTATCTGGTGCTGTACCCGGGCCTGGGCAACTGGAAAGGCCTGCTGCCGGGCTACAACTACCTCGATACCGAGAAGCAGACCGCGTTCGCCAACGGCCAGACCGGCTGGACCGGCGTTCACGAATGGGAAAAGGAAATGGCGCGTTCGGACGCCAAGTTCGGTCCGATCTTCGCCAAGTTCGCCGCCATGCCGATCGAAGAAGTGGCCAAGGATCCGCAAGCCCTGAAGATGGGGGGCCGTCTGTTCGCCTCCAACTGCTCGGTCTGCCACGGTTCCGACGCCAAGGGCGCTTATGGCTTCCCGAACCTGACCGACGCCGACTGGCGCTGGGGCGGCGAGCCGGAAACCATCAAGACCACCATCATGGGCGGTCGTCACGCCGTGATGCCGGCCTGGGCTGAAGTGATCGGCGAGCAAGGCGTGGCCGACGTGGCCGCGTTCGTGCTGACCAATCTGGATGGCCGCAAGCTGCCGGAAGGCACCAAGGCAGATCCGGCCAACGGCCAGAAACTGTTCGCCGCCAACTGCGTGGCCTGCCACGGTCCGGAAGGCAAAGGCACCCCGGCAATGGGCGCCCCGAACCTGACCCACCCGGCCGCGTTCATCTACGGTTCGAGCTTCGCGCAACTGCAGCAGACCATCCGTTACGGCCGTCAGGGCCAGATGCCTGCCCAGGAACAACTGCAAGGCAACGACAAGGTTCACCTGCTGGCGGCTTACGTTTACAGCCTGTCCCACGGTGAAAAACCAGCGGAAGCCGAGGCTCAGTAA
- the ccoG gene encoding cytochrome c oxidase accessory protein CcoG, translating into MSNQIPVHDVTPPSKNANNSVDLYASREKIYTRAFTGLFRNLRMMGGAALFLLYFGTVWLNWGGHQAVWWNLPERKFFIFGATFWPQDFILLSGLLIIAAFGLFFITVYAGRVWCGYTCPQSVWTWIFMWCEKVTEGDRNQRIKLDKAPMSANKFLRKFAKHALWLLIGFVTGMTFVGYFSPIRELVIEFFTGQADGWSYFWVGFFTLATYGNAGWLREQVCIYMCPYARFQSVMFDKDTLIVSYDPRRGESRGPRKKGVDYKAQGLGDCIDCTMCVQVCPTGIDIRDGLQIECIGCAACIDACDSIMDKMDYPRGLISYTTEHNLSGQKTHKLRPRLIGYAVVLLTMISLLVTAFFMRSLVGFDVSKDRVLYRENAEGRIENVYSLKIMNKDQRDHTYVLEAAGLPDLRLQGKREIKVPAGEIFSMPVELSSAPEQLPSSTNEVKFILKDADDDSVHVEAKSRFIGPQNR; encoded by the coding sequence ATGAGCAACCAGATTCCGGTACATGACGTCACGCCACCCAGCAAGAACGCGAACAACAGCGTCGATCTTTACGCCTCTCGAGAAAAAATCTACACCCGTGCTTTCACCGGCCTGTTCCGTAATCTGCGGATGATGGGCGGCGCGGCGCTGTTCCTGTTGTATTTCGGAACGGTGTGGCTGAACTGGGGCGGCCATCAAGCCGTATGGTGGAACCTGCCGGAACGCAAGTTTTTCATCTTCGGCGCCACGTTCTGGCCGCAGGATTTCATTCTGCTGTCGGGCCTGCTGATCATTGCCGCGTTCGGTCTGTTTTTCATCACCGTGTATGCCGGGCGGGTCTGGTGCGGGTACACCTGCCCGCAAAGCGTGTGGACGTGGATTTTCATGTGGTGCGAGAAGGTCACCGAAGGCGACCGCAACCAGCGCATCAAACTCGACAAGGCGCCGATGAGCGCCAACAAGTTCCTGCGCAAATTCGCCAAGCATGCGTTGTGGCTGTTGATCGGTTTCGTCACCGGCATGACCTTCGTCGGCTACTTTTCGCCGATCCGCGAACTGGTAATCGAATTCTTCACCGGCCAGGCCGATGGCTGGTCGTATTTCTGGGTCGGTTTCTTCACCCTCGCCACGTACGGCAACGCCGGCTGGCTGCGCGAGCAGGTGTGCATCTACATGTGTCCGTATGCACGCTTCCAGAGCGTGATGTTCGACAAGGACACGCTGATCGTTTCCTACGACCCGCGTCGCGGTGAAAGCCGTGGCCCGCGCAAGAAAGGCGTCGACTACAAGGCTCAGGGCCTGGGCGATTGCATCGACTGCACCATGTGCGTCCAGGTCTGCCCGACCGGCATCGACATCCGCGACGGCCTGCAGATCGAATGCATCGGTTGCGCCGCATGCATCGACGCCTGCGACAGCATCATGGACAAAATGGATTACCCTCGCGGGCTGATCAGCTACACCACCGAACACAACTTGTCCGGGCAGAAAACCCATAAACTGCGGCCACGCCTGATCGGTTATGCCGTGGTGCTGCTGACGATGATCAGCCTGCTGGTGACAGCCTTCTTCATGCGTTCGCTGGTGGGTTTCGACGTCAGCAAGGACCGCGTGCTGTACCGTGAAAACGCCGAAGGCCGGATCGAAAACGTCTACAGCCTGAAGATCATGAACAAGGATCAGCGCGACCACACCTACGTCCTGGAAGCCGCCGGTTTGCCGGATCTGCGCCTGCAAGGCAAGCGCGAGATCAAGGTCCCGGCCGGGGAAATCTTCAGCATGCCGGTCGAGCTGTCGAGCGCGCCTGAACAATTGCCATCGAGCACCAACGAGGTGAAATTCATCCTCAAGGATGCCGATGACGACAGCGTCCACGTAGAAGCCAAGAGCCGGTTCATCGGCCCACAGAATCGTTGA
- a CDS encoding FixH family protein: MPAVNAASPWYKHLWPWIIIGILACSVTLTLSMVTIAVNNPDNLVNDNYYEAGKGINRSLDRELLAQTLKMRAAVHLDDVTGEVDLRLSGDSQPKTLELNLISPTQPEKDRKIVLARSETETGRYIGQLSDKIEGRRFVELLGTQDDHVWRMFEEELVSHDKDLLLGDEPLQGAEDLKK; the protein is encoded by the coding sequence ATGCCCGCAGTAAACGCCGCAAGTCCCTGGTACAAGCACCTTTGGCCATGGATCATCATCGGGATTCTGGCCTGTTCGGTGACCCTGACGCTGTCCATGGTGACCATCGCGGTGAACAACCCGGACAATCTGGTCAACGACAACTACTACGAGGCCGGCAAGGGCATCAACCGTTCGCTGGATCGCGAGCTGCTGGCGCAGACCCTGAAGATGCGCGCGGCCGTGCATCTGGACGACGTCACTGGCGAGGTCGACCTGCGCCTGAGCGGCGACAGCCAGCCTAAGACCCTGGAACTGAACCTGATCTCGCCGACCCAGCCGGAGAAGGATCGCAAGATCGTCCTGGCCCGCAGCGAGACTGAAACCGGCCGCTACATCGGCCAGTTGAGCGACAAGATCGAAGGCCGGCGTTTTGTGGAGTTGCTGGGTACTCAGGACGATCACGTGTGGCGGATGTTCGAGGAAGAGCTGGTCAGCCATGACAAGGATTTGTTGTTGGGTGATGAGCCGTTGCAGGGTGCAGAAGACCTGAAGAAATAA
- a CDS encoding metallophosphoesterase family protein has product MDLNGVVKFLLGICLLSSVTLAHAVEGTPRHMVFASDTQYPWTDNTDSGAPESDADFEKRAKWLVDSQLGSIAEFRNAHGGQAAIPLMINGDITAFGHGWQRSYMKSALEKYFKGDYLYGLGNHDYENNVDDCFSNSCAAGSITEFNEHHKSKVDNFDLKVTGAFLNVLYSGSLAYSKNVGEVHLVQLNNEPTYATKIAHALNPTTFNITSALDWLENDLRVARAQGYAIILNMHKWDDWQGDWQQEQRFLDMIEKYEVTAIFAGHYHARGGAKRWMGKVPMFLSGATSQQTYLTASFSDDRRQLHVNLVENNEWQKPRFVHTVPVKSIWANRP; this is encoded by the coding sequence ATGGATTTAAATGGAGTTGTAAAGTTTCTGCTGGGTATCTGTTTATTATCTTCTGTCACGCTGGCTCATGCCGTCGAGGGCACGCCACGGCATATGGTGTTCGCATCCGATACGCAGTATCCCTGGACTGACAATACCGATAGTGGAGCGCCGGAATCCGATGCGGACTTTGAGAAACGTGCCAAGTGGCTGGTGGACAGCCAACTGGGCAGTATCGCCGAATTTCGAAATGCCCACGGTGGGCAGGCGGCAATCCCGTTGATGATCAATGGCGACATTACTGCTTTTGGCCATGGTTGGCAGCGCTCGTATATGAAGTCGGCCCTTGAGAAATACTTCAAGGGTGATTACCTGTATGGCTTGGGTAATCATGACTACGAAAATAATGTTGATGACTGTTTCAGTAATAGTTGTGCGGCGGGCAGTATTACCGAGTTCAACGAACATCATAAGAGCAAGGTGGATAACTTTGATCTCAAGGTCACTGGTGCTTTTCTGAATGTCCTTTATTCAGGCAGTCTCGCTTACTCGAAAAATGTCGGAGAAGTTCATCTGGTGCAGCTCAACAATGAACCCACCTACGCCACAAAGATTGCTCATGCGTTGAATCCGACAACCTTCAATATCACCAGTGCCCTGGACTGGCTGGAGAACGATTTGAGGGTGGCGAGGGCGCAGGGTTACGCCATCATCCTCAACATGCACAAGTGGGATGACTGGCAGGGAGACTGGCAACAGGAGCAGCGCTTTCTGGACATGATCGAGAAGTATGAAGTCACGGCCATTTTTGCGGGTCATTACCATGCGCGAGGTGGAGCCAAGCGCTGGATGGGTAAGGTGCCGATGTTTCTCAGCGGCGCAACGTCCCAGCAAACGTACCTGACGGCCAGTTTTTCGGATGATCGCAGGCAGCTGCACGTCAATCTGGTCGAGAACAATGAATGGCAAAAGCCGCGATTCGTGCATACGGTTCCGGTGAAGTCCATCTGGGCCAATCGTCCATAA
- a CDS encoding CcoQ/FixQ family Cbb3-type cytochrome c oxidase assembly chaperone — MDIGMIRGLGTVVVMVAFIGLALWVFSPKRKSEFEDATLLPFADDPEAIKHVEQASRSNKE, encoded by the coding sequence ATGGATATCGGGATGATTCGAGGCCTGGGCACCGTTGTCGTGATGGTTGCCTTCATCGGCCTGGCGTTGTGGGTGTTCAGCCCCAAGCGCAAGTCGGAGTTTGAAGACGCGACCTTGCTGCCCTTCGCGGATGATCCCGAAGCCATCAAGCACGTCGAGCAAGCTTCTAGGAGTAACAAAGAATGA